Proteins co-encoded in one Spirosoma endbachense genomic window:
- a CDS encoding ATP-grasp domain-containing protein, with translation MSNKPKIGILFGQENTFPQAFVDRVNEKQSTFPAEFVSIEQVEQSVPTDYAVIIDRISQDVPFYKAFLKNAALTGTAVINNPFWWSADEKFFNNALAVQLGVPVPKTILLPSKERPDDTNHNSFRNLKHMNWDGIFKHIGFPAFMKPHAGGGWKSVYKVDNPEQMYKAYDETGQLVMLYQEAIDFTDYFRCYCIGGKDVRIMPYEPRNPHHLRYAADMKTTGDAGKKLLKTMTEYVLTLNHGLGYDFNTVEFAVRDGIPIAIDFCNPAPDADVNSVGQENFDWVVEAAASMAIERAKKAQKGKDNLTWGTFVRNSITGEIPAVAKVAKETPPEKEPKATKPEKAAKVEVKEEKPKKSKKAKA, from the coding sequence ATGAGCAACAAGCCAAAGATAGGTATTTTATTTGGCCAGGAAAACACGTTTCCACAGGCCTTTGTAGATCGTGTCAATGAGAAGCAAAGTACATTCCCGGCAGAATTTGTCAGTATAGAACAGGTTGAACAAAGTGTCCCTACGGACTATGCCGTTATCATTGATCGCATTTCGCAGGACGTGCCCTTCTACAAAGCATTCCTTAAAAACGCTGCTTTGACCGGCACTGCCGTCATTAACAATCCGTTCTGGTGGAGTGCCGATGAGAAGTTTTTCAATAACGCGCTGGCTGTTCAATTAGGGGTTCCGGTTCCGAAAACCATTCTGCTACCGTCCAAAGAGCGTCCCGACGATACGAATCACAATTCGTTCCGCAATCTGAAACACATGAACTGGGATGGCATATTTAAGCATATTGGCTTCCCCGCCTTCATGAAACCTCATGCCGGAGGAGGCTGGAAGAGCGTCTATAAGGTTGATAATCCTGAGCAGATGTATAAAGCCTACGACGAAACCGGCCAGTTGGTTATGCTCTATCAGGAAGCCATCGACTTTACCGATTACTTCCGGTGTTATTGTATCGGCGGGAAAGATGTTCGAATTATGCCCTATGAGCCACGGAATCCGCATCACCTTCGCTATGCCGCCGACATGAAGACAACTGGCGACGCGGGCAAGAAGCTGCTAAAAACAATGACCGAATACGTGCTAACGCTAAATCATGGTCTTGGTTATGATTTCAATACGGTTGAATTTGCGGTTCGCGATGGCATCCCCATTGCCATCGACTTCTGTAATCCTGCCCCCGATGCCGACGTAAATTCAGTTGGTCAGGAGAATTTTGACTGGGTGGTAGAAGCAGCCGCGTCAATGGCGATCGAACGGGCCAAAAAGGCGCAGAAAGGGAAAGACAATCTGACTTGGGGTACGTTCGTCCGTAATTCTATTACAGGAGAAATTCCTGCTGTGGCAAAGGTGGCAAAAGAAACACCACCGGAGAAGGAACCGAAAGCCACGAAGCCAGAAAAAGCAGCCAAGGTAGAAGTGAAAGAAGAAAAGCCAAAAAAAAGTAAAAAAGCAAAGGCATAA